In the genome of Limnothrix sp. FACHB-406, one region contains:
- a CDS encoding Uma2 family endonuclease — MTLPTITPALTLADFLRRTEIDESPAWEFHDRLAQQKPMPGVQHSRLQIRLAVAINAIASGWEALPELRCTFGDRSIVPDLSVLKTAELPIDSQGMVIAEGIEFAPAWAIEILSPAQGETRVIRNLTHCLAHGSQLGWLVLPRDRVVVVFLPDRAPVELAGGDRLPVLPDLDLNLTGDRLFGWLAGAASTERD, encoded by the coding sequence ATGACGCTGCCAACCATCACCCCTGCGTTGACCCTGGCGGACTTTTTGCGGCGAACGGAGATTGACGAATCGCCCGCTTGGGAATTTCACGATCGCCTAGCCCAGCAAAAGCCCATGCCCGGAGTTCAACATAGTCGGCTGCAAATTCGGTTGGCGGTGGCGATTAACGCGATTGCTTCCGGTTGGGAAGCGTTGCCGGAGTTGCGTTGCACCTTTGGCGATCGGTCGATCGTGCCCGATTTGTCGGTGCTGAAAACCGCTGAGTTGCCGATCGACTCCCAAGGAATGGTGATTGCTGAAGGGATTGAGTTTGCCCCGGCTTGGGCGATCGAAATTTTGTCGCCGGCCCAGGGCGAAACCCGTGTGATTCGGAATCTCACGCATTGTCTAGCCCATGGCAGCCAGTTGGGATGGTTAGTGTTGCCGCGCGATCGGGTGGTGGTGGTGTTTTTGCCCGATCGCGCTCCGGTGGAGCTGGCCGGGGGCGATCGGTTGCCGGTGCTGCCGGATTTGGATCTCAATTTGACGGGCGATCGGCTCTTTGGCTGGCTGGCGGGTGCTGCGTCAACGGAGCGGGACTAA